Part of the Phycisphaerae bacterium RAS1 genome, CGGACGCCCGATTCGTGCGCGTAGCAGCGCAGCCCGCGGGCGGCCGCGATCCGCGCGTGGCGGTCATTGTCGTGGCGAAGCTCATCCAGCAGCGTCGCACGGGCGGCTTCGCACAGGTCGGCCGGCACGCAGCCCTTCTCCGAAAGCTGCGCCAGCCCCAGCACGGCGTCCCAGCGGACCACTTCCGGCGGCTGCCGCACGCGCCCCTCGGGCCGGTCGTTCCAGTTCAGCACGTCGATCATGGCCTCCGCCGCGCGGCGGTCGGAGCATTCGGCCAGCGCCCGCAGCGCGACGCAGCGCGTCTGGGCGTCGGCGTCGAGACGGGCGATGGTCGAGAGTCCGTCGATCGACCATTCTTCGTTTCGGTGCGAGCTGCGGCTGATTCGGGCGATGGCGCGGCGGCGCTGGGCGGGGTCTTCCGACGAGACCGCGACGACCATGTTTTCCTGAGATGATTCCGAAGTCTCGAACCAGCCGGGGTCGTTGCGGGCGGAGCAGCCGGCGAAGCTGACCAGCAAGCAGAGTAGGGTCCGCTGTGCGGACCACCGGCACGCGGGATGGTCCGCATGGCGAACCGTACACCGGCTCCACCGGCTACCGTGTTGGTCCGCACAGCGGACCCTACACCGTCGCGCGGCGGGATGGTCCGCATAGCGGACCCTACTGCTACGGCTACTGCTACGGCTGGAGGGCGCTGATGTAGCGCTCCGGTTCGACCAGTTCAACTTCATTCACGTCTTCATCAAGGAAACGCGAGGATACGCGGCGGAAACGAGCCGGATTATCGCTCACGTAGCAGCGAATGCTACCTTGCTCGCGTGATGGAGACAACAAACCGTCGGCGGCAAGCCGCTCGTGAACGACCAGGGCCGTCTCGCGGCCGCTGTCCACGATCGCGACGCCGGCGCCGAGGAACTCCGCGATTGCCTCGCGCAGCAGCGGGTAGTGGGTGCAGCCCAGCACCACCGCGCGCAGCTTCGGGCCGCGCAGCGGCTCCAGGTAGGTCCGCACCGCGAGCTGCACGATCGGATCAGCCGAGTCGCGCCCCTCTTCGACCAGCGGCACCAAAAGCGGGCAGGCCGCCGCATCCACAGCGGCCTGCGGATTCAGCGCGTGAATTGCCGTCGGATAGGCTCGACTCGCGATGGTCGCCTCCGTCCCAAGCACGGCCACGCTTCCGCCATCCGCCAGCCGCGCGGCGGCGGCCGCTCCCGGCTCGACCACGCCGACGACAGGAACGGGCAGGGCGGCGTGCAGTTCCTCCATCGCCAGCGCGCTGGCCGTGTTGCAGGCGGCGACAATGAGCTTCGGATCGTGCTGCAGCACAAAGCGGGCGCATTCGACGGCGAACGTCACCACCGTCCGCTTCGATTTTGAGCCGTAGGGCACGCGGGCCGTGTCGCCGAAATAGACGATGTTCTCATTCGGCAATTCGCGGCGAAGCTGGCGCACGACCGAGAGCCCGCCCAGGCCTGAATCAAAGACGCCGATGGGTTGTGTGCTCACGCGGATCCTCCTTGATCGCGATTCCTGCGGATTCATGCGGACACCGTCGGCTCATCCTGAGGCGACGGCGGCGGCGCCGCACCCGGCGGCGGCGGCGCGTGCGGATCGTCCGGGGGCGGCCCGCTCGCGGCGCGTTCGAGCGCCGCCCGAACCACACGGGCCAGCGTCATCGCCCCGACGCCGCCGACCAGAAGCAGCCCGCCGGCAATCGATACGATATCCGGCCGATGCCGCCAGGCGTAATGCAGGTTGTCGGCATACTCGGCGAAAATGCGGTGCAGCGGGCCGTCGAGCCAGAGCGCCGTGATGCAGCCCAGCGAGAGCCAGGGCCCAAACGGAATCACGGCCGCCGATTTCGTCGCCAGTCCCACGACCAGGCCGAGCATCGCGATGCCGGTCGAGAGCAGCAGGCCGATGACGGCGATGTCCCAGCCGGCGGCGGCGCCGATCGCGGCCAGGATGTAGATGTCGCCCAGCCCGAACGCCTCGCGCCCGAGAATCAGCGTAAACACAATTCGAAGGAGCCAGCCGGCGGCGGCGCCGATCACGGCGCCGAACATGGCCAGCGGCGCTCCCGCCAGCGGAAAGAAGCCGCCGCCGGGCGACCAACTGGCAGCACGGCGCCACGCGCCCTCAACCGTCGGCACGTACAACGCCAGCAACACGACCATCGTCCCGGTGACGATCATCGGCGCCAGCCACAAGAGCTCGCTCAGGATCACGTAGCGGGCGATCGGCTGCTCACGCTGAATGGCGTCGGCGACGTCAGCGTCCGCCTCGCGCTGCCGACTCCCGGCAAGCGCCGTCAGCAGGAACATCAACGTGATCGCCGCGGCCGGCAGCAGCCAGCGGTCGAGCGGCGGCAGCAGCGCGGCGCTGTGGCCGATCAGTCCCAGGGCGCACAGCAGGAGCGCCAGGACCGCCAGCACCGTCGGCCAGCGCCGCGCGGGCGTCCCGGCGCATGGCTGCGGCTCATCTGCGGCGCTCGGCGGTTCGTCTGCGACCGTGGCCTCCGGTCCGTCGGCGCCGTGGGCAGCACCCGGCCGCCAGACGCTCCACCAGAGCATGACCAGGCTGACGAGAAACGCCGCAGCCGCGCCGGCGACGTAGGGCGACGAGGCCTCGATCGCCGCGATCGGCCCGCGCGGCCAGAGCGCGCCTAGCAGCACGCCCGCGCCGGCGGCCAGCTCCGTCAGCCGCACATCAACCGTGTAGGTCGCGATGTCCATCGCCGAGCAGGCTACCAGCGCCGCCGCCAGCGTCAGCCACGCCAGCAGGAGCGGCAGGTCGCGCGGTAAATTGGCCGAGACGCCGGCGCGCGCCTGATCGACGAAGAGCAGGTGATAAAGCAGCACAAACGCCAGGCCGGTGAGCGCCTCGACCAGCGGATACTGCGGCGAGATGAACGCGCGACACGTACGGCAGCGGCCGCGCAGCACGAGCCATCCGAGGATCGGGATGTTGTCGAACCAGCGGATCGGCGTGCCGCACTGCGGGCAGAACGACCAGCGCGGCTCAGCCACCGACAGCCCCGCCGGCAGGCGGTAGATGACGACGTTCAGGAAGCTCCCCACGCACAGTCCCAGGGTCCACACGAAAAGCTCGATCACCGGCGTCATGGCGGGCACGCATCCGGCTCCGCGCGCGCGGCGGCGAGGCGCTGCGAAATCTGATCGGCCGCCTGCTCTATCGTCATTTGACCCGTGTCCAAGGCGAGCTGCGCTGCCTCCCGATAGTACGGCGCGCGGCGCGTCAGCAACGCTCGGATTTCCTCCAGCTCTGACAGTTCCGTCAGCCGCGGGCGCTCCATCCGGCCGCGCGGGTCGGCGGCCAGCCGCTCGTGCAGAATCTCGACCGGCGCCGTCAGCCATACGCACAGCGCCGCGTCGTGCATTCGGCGGCGACTGTCGGCGTCCAGAACGGCCCCGCCGCCGACGCTGATGACCGCATGTTGCTGGGACAGCGCATCGATCACCGCCGCCTTTTCGAGCGCGCGGAATGCCGGCTCGCCTTCCGTGGCGAAAATCTCGCGGATGGATCGGCCGGTGGTCATGGCGATGCGCTCATCCGTGTCGATCCACTCCCATCCGAGCCGAGCCGCCAGCAATCGGCCGACGCTGCTCTTGCCGCTCCCGCGATAGCCGATGAGACAGACGCGCTCGACGCGGACGGGCGGGCCGGCGGGCGGCGTCATCCGAACACCGAATGCCGCAGCGTGCGCTCGGGATCGTCGCTGTCAAACAGGACGGCGTGCAGCTCGTCGCGGCCCTGGCCGGGATTCACGCACAACACGCCGCCGACGTGATCGCGAAAATCGCCGGTCACCTGCGGCGACTCGTGAATGTGTCCGTGCAGCGCGATCGCCGGCCGCGTGCGGGAGATGAACCGGCGCACCGCCTGCGAGCCGATCGGGAAGTCCAGATGCGGCAGGCGATCGAGCTTTGAATCAAAGGGCGGCGCGTGGCAAACCAGAATCCAGCGGCCGGCGGGAGGCTGAATCGCGTCGAGATCTTCCGCGATGGAGGGACGGCTGGTGAAGTAGCTTTCCGGCGGCGCCTGCACGGCGCGCTGCGCCGCCGCGTCCCAGATGGCGCCGCCGGTCTCCGGGGCGGCGTCGGTCGGCAGGTCGAGCCGTTCGAAGTCCTTCACCCAGTAGGGCGTCGGCGGCGTGTTCGAGTAGCCGACGAACGTCGTGCCGTTCCAGCTCCAGGGGCGCCGCGGATCGAGCAGGACGATATCGCCGGCGTCGTGAGACCGCTGCGTCTCGATTTCGGCGCAGCGCCAGTCGTGATTGCCGAGAATCGTGGCGACGCGCATCGTCGGGTAGGCCGCGAGCCAGCGGCGGATGCGGGGCATCAGGTCGGAACGAATGAAGCCGACCTGCGTTCCGACGGGGTCGTCCAGGTCGCCGTCGATGTGATTGTCGCCGCCGAGGATGACCAGCGCGGGACGCGCATCGGTGATGATCTTCTCGAGCTGCTCGTACAGCGTCGGCCGACCGTGAAGATCACTGGCGAAGCATACGAGCATCTGACAAGGGTTCCGACAGCCGGTGCAGACGCGAGCCTAACGTCCGACCGTATTCTTGATCCCCCAGTCGGCATTGTCGAGTGCCCGGGCGGCCGAACGTGAAACGTCCTCGGCGGCCTCGAAGAAATTCTGATCGCGTCCGGCGGCGTGCAAGGAGGGCGGCCGACTCCGCGGCTGCCCGCAGGCGCAGAGCGGAATCAGCAGCGCGGCGGCGAGGAAGAGGCGCGGGACGATCCCTGGCGTTCGGCGAGATCGAACGAGGGAATCGGTCGCGCGGGGTTTCCGAGGCGGTCGCATGGCCAGTCTATCGGCAACGGGCGAAGGGAGCGGTCAGTGGGAGATCGGGAGCGACCGGCTGCGCGATCGGGCGGTCTGCGACGGCGCACGAGTTGCGCGTGTCAATTCCCGAACTCGGAGCGGGCGTGGGGACTGCGGGCTTCCGCTCATTGCGGGCTTCCGCTGATTGTGGGCTTCCGCTGATTGCGGGCTTCCGGGGAGTGCGGGCTTCCAGACCGCCCGTGCGTTCGGGAGGGCCTTCGTACGTTTGGGTGGGACGGGCGTCTCGCCCGTCCGCGGAAACGACCGAGGGGCGAGAGAAATGGGGCGGCTCGCGCCTCGTCGCGTCTTTCGCCCCTGCCGGGGCTTCGTTTTTGAGGAGATGCAGAGGTGGCCGGCCGCGCCCCCACGGCTCGCGCCGTGGGCTTTACTCTTTCGCCGCTCCGCGGCTGGCGGAATGGGCGCGGCCGCGGGTCGAACCGACCTGGAACGGCGGCCTGGGCTGCCCCGTAGCCTCAAACGGCCGACTCGAAGCGGATGCGCCGGATGTTTATTTGTCTGTCGGGGCGTCCTGCGCTTTGGAACTGTACGGGCCGTCACCGAGGGTGCCAAGGATGCGGTGATGGAGCCGGTTTTCGAGGTCGGCCGGGTCGTTCCAGTCGATGGTGTTGATCTGCTTGATGTCGAAATGGGCTTCGTTGAAATGCCGGCCTTTCCGGCAGGTGTGCACGACCGGGATGCCCAATCCGCGGGCGAATCCGGCCTCGAAGTAGACGCCTGCGCGGTTGCCGGTGAAATCGGCGATCACGAACGGCGCGGCGCGGATCATCCCCATGATCTTGTCCATAATAAAGTCGTTGTGCGGTTCGAGATCAACTCGTGTCGCCTTGTATCCCGCGCGCTCGACGGCCCGACGGATGGTCTCGAACACCTGTTGCATGAATTCAGCCGGCTCGTCGTCGCCGACCGCGCCGAACGCCATCGCGACAAACACGGGATTTCGCGGCGAGCGGTTGCGGCCGGATTGAAGCTCGGCGACGCGGTTCCAGCCGGCGGGGCTCACTACGCAGTAGATGGAACTGCTCTTGATGGTAGATTCTGGCGTGAGGTGGCCAGCGTCCTTCAGTGCTCTCGCAATAAAGTCCGCCTCAACGGGTGTCAGTGCGAATAGCGGCGCGAGCCGCATGAGTGGAAACTGCACCGGCTCGCCGAGCGTGCCGGACATGCGCGCGAGACTCAGAAGCGCGCGATCAAGCCGTTCGGCGGTTTGCTTCGGAAAGTCTGCTTCGGCGGCCTCCAAAGACAAGGGTGAATACCCGGCGACATTGGGTATGTCGCTTGTGAGCGAAGTCTCGTATAGAAGCACCGGACCATATTGCAACGAACGTTCCCTGACCACCGCGGCGATGCGCGGGGCAACTGCTTCCTTCTTGGCTGTTTCGAGGACATGTTCGATGGTTGCGAAGGTTCCGCAATTGTCGCACTCAAACCGAAACAATCGGTGAGAGTCCGGAAGCGGCTTTGCCGGGCACGTCGCGCCGCATAGCGGGCATGACTTTGTGTCGGATATCGGCACTTAACCCCCCTCCGCCCGCGCGGAATGCCCGTTCCCCACTTCGACGCTCTCAATCAGCCGCAAATCCACAACCTCAAAGCTCTCGTCCGGCTTGTAAACGATGACGCTTCGGCCGGCGGGCGACCGCGCAATGAAATCGCGATGATGAACCTCAAGACTGCGCCCGCTTGAAAGGTGCAAGCGAAACGGCTTGAAGGGCTGGGCATGCAGCACCTCGACGATCGACTCAATGTTCATCTCGAATCTCCTCGGCTGGCGGCGATGTATCCGCCTGAACCGACGATGCCGCGGCGTCAAGCTCGCGCTCAATTTCTTCGGCCGGCACTTCCTTGATTACGCCGCTGTCCATGACGACGACGGGCTGCCCCGCGAGGCGGTGGGCCCGCAGCATGTCGCGATAGGCCAATCTGAGCGCTTCGTCGATTCGCGCGTCTTCCGATGCGATCTCATCCTGCGGATCAAAGCTGTCAGACATGTGCACCCTTCTCCCTGATGGTTCGGCACGCGGCCACGTCGTGGATTATAGCCGGCGTTCCGGTTCCGCCAGATGCGACAATCCGCGCGGCCCGAGGCGCACCGCTGCCATAAACGCGCCAGACCGACGCCATCGGTTGATACACCGCGAAGAAATTGCGAAGGCCGCGACCGTAACGACGACGCGCGGTTGCCGGTGCAATCGGCGATCACGAACGGCGCCGCGCGTCATGTGAATGACGTGCCACATTCCGGGCAACGACCGGAAAGATTTCCTGTGAGGTTGTAGCCGCAGCTTGGGCACAGTCCGAGCATTCCCCGGCGTCGCCGGCGAAGCGCGCCGAACCCCGCGCGAATCGGAACAATCCACGCCGCGGCAGCCACTGGCCAGAGGTTCACTCCGATGCACCAGCCATTGAGAGGGTCGACATGATACAGCCTGACGACGTGGACGCTGTTCTGCCACCGCCCGTAGTAGACGAGGAGCGGAACGCCAAGACTGGATTGTTCATACGGCTCGTCCCCCTTCGCAAGTTCGTTCAGCTCCAGCCGGAAGAGACCGCCTGTCAAGCCCACGGTTGGCTCCGGCTCATTCATGCTGCCGAACACACCGAGTGGTTTCAGACAGCTTAGCGCATTTGCCGCCGTCAACAGAGACGCAAGGACCGCCAGAATTGGAGTTGCGATCGAGCGGCGCCACTTCTGCGTACTCATCGGAGCCCCAGCCCGTTCACGAGACTATGGTCAGCGACACGCCCTTCCTCGGCAACGGGTCCGGCGGCTTCACGTCCACGTGCGCGTTGCTCAGCACCGCCTCGCCGCGCTCCACGCGCCGCGCCAATTCGCGGCATTCGTGCAGCAGCGCCTCGAGCATCTGCGGCTCGGGCACGGTCTGCTTCTGCTCCCCCTGCACGTAGATGATCCCCTTCCCGCGCCCCGCGAAAATCGCCACGTCCGCCCCTTCGCATTCGCCGGGGCCGTTTACCACGCAGCCCATCACCGCCAGCTTGATCGGCGGGAGCATTTCTTCGGACAGCTTCCGCCGCACGTCGGTCACGAGCTTGAAAAGATCGACCTCGATCCGCCCGCAGCTCGGGCAGGCAATCAGCTCCGGCTCCGTCCGGCTGCGCAAGCCGAGGCAGCAGAGCAGCTCTTTGCCATCGTCGACTTCGTGGACCGGGTCGGCGGCGTAACTGATGCGGATCGTGTCGCCGATGCCGTTTGCGAGCAGCGTGCCCAGGGCCGCGACGGAGCGGATGCGCCCCGTCTCCGGCGGGCCGGCGTGCGTGACGCCCAGATGCAGCGGATAGTCGTAACGCTCGCTGATCGCGGTGTAGGCGTCGATGACGATGGTCGGGTCGATGCTCTTGGCAGAAATGACCACGTCGCGAAAATCAGCCTCGTCAAAGATGCGCAGATACTCTTCGAGCTTTTCGAGCATGATGCGAATGAGGTTGCTGCGGTAGCTCTGGGCCAGCGTCGCCTTCTCGTGCGCCCGCTGCTCCTTGTCGCGCCGCTCGACGATGCCGCCTTCGTTCACGCCGACGCGAATCGGCACGCCGCGCTCCTTGCAGGCGGCGATGACGCGCAGCACTTTCGAGCGGTCCTGCAGGTTGCCGGGGTTGAGGCGGATTTTGTGCACGCCGGCCTCGATCGCCTCGAGCGCCCGCTCGAAGTGGAAGTGCACATCGGCGACGATCGGCACCGGCGAGGCGGCCAGAATTTCGGGCAATGCCTCGGTGTCGCGCTTGTCGGGCACGGCGACGCGGACGAGGTCGGCCCCGGCCCGCGCGAGCTTCTGCACCTCGGCGATGCACTTGTCGATCTCGTAGGTGTAGCCGCTGGTCATGGATTGCAAGGCGACCGGGGCGTCGCCGCCCAGCGGCACACCGCCGACGTTGACTTGGCGGGTTTTTCTTCTCGTGTTCATAGACCGGTCAATTGTAGTGGGAAGGGACGGCGCGACCCAATCGGGCCAATCCGGCCGAACGGACGCGCGCCGGACACCAACGGCCGTGGTCATAGCTATTGTGATAGCTATAGTTTACATTATGTTGCGGAGGAACGGCATGCGCGTGATTCAGATGACGCTCGACGAGCAGTTGGTTTCCGACGTCGACCGGGCTGTGCGCCGGCTCCGGACTACGCGGTCGGCATTTGCCCGCGAGGCGCTCCGGGCGGCGCTACGGCGCCTGCAGGACCAGGTGCGGGAGCAGCGGCAGCGCGAGGGCTACCGGAAGAAACCCCCGCGTCGCGGCGAATTCAACGGTTGGGCGGGCGAACAGGTCTGGCCGAAATGAGCGCCCCCATTCGCCGGCCGCTCCGCCGCGGCGAAATTCGCTGGTACCGGTTCGAGCGCCCGGACAAGCAGCGCCCCATTCTGATTCTGACGCGCGACTCGGCGCTGGAGTTTCTGGGCGAGGCGACGGTGGCGCCGATTACGAGCACGATCCGCGACATCCCGACCGAAGTCGTGCTTTCGCCCGCCGATGGTGTTCCGCGCGAGTGTGCCGTCAACCTCGATCACGTTCAGACGGTGTCGATCGGCCGGATCGGCAAACTGGTGACGACGCTCGGCCCGCGGCGGATGATGGAGGTGCGCGACGCGCTGCTGTTTGCACTCGAAATGCGCGCGTAAACAGGTGTGCTGCAGCAGGAAGTGCATCACGCTCTCGCCGTCGCGCGCGGAGCATCGGCGTCCCGCCGGTGCGCACCGGCGAAACGCCGATGGTCCCCGGATTGAACCACCGATCTCAGAACGTGCGCCACCGGCAAACCCACACCCACGCGCCGCGCGCGCTCGGCTTCGCGTCGCGTTCAGAATTGCTGTTCGCGGCGGCCGTCGCCCGCACCTCGCGCCTCTGGAATTCCGCCTATAATCCCCCGCGATGACCACCCGAAGGGCCGCCATTCTCGCCGCCGTGCGTACGCCTATCGGCCGTTACGGCGGTGCGCTCGCTCCGGTTCGCCCGGACGATCTCGCCGCGCTGGTGATCAAGACCGCCGTCGAGCGGGCGGGCGTCGATCCGGCGATCGTCGACGACGTCTATCTCGGCGCCGCCAACCAGGCCGGCGAGGACAATCGGAA contains:
- the mazF5 gene encoding Toxin MazF5, with product MSAPIRRPLRRGEIRWYRFERPDKQRPILILTRDSALEFLGEATVAPITSTIRDIPTEVVLSPADGVPRECAVNLDHVQTVSIGRIGKLVTTLGPRRMMEVRDALLFALEMRA
- the pppA gene encoding Leader peptidase PppA, which produces MPAMTPVIELFVWTLGLCVGSFLNVVIYRLPAGLSVAEPRWSFCPQCGTPIRWFDNIPILGWLVLRGRCRTCRAFISPQYPLVEALTGLAFVLLYHLLFVDQARAGVSANLPRDLPLLLAWLTLAAALVACSAMDIATYTVDVRLTELAAGAGVLLGALWPRGPIAAIEASSPYVAGAAAAFLVSLVMLWWSVWRPGAAHGADGPEATVADEPPSAADEPQPCAGTPARRWPTVLAVLALLLCALGLIGHSAALLPPLDRWLLPAAAITLMFLLTALAGSRQREADADVADAIQREQPIARYVILSELLWLAPMIVTGTMVVLLALYVPTVEGAWRRAASWSPGGGFFPLAGAPLAMFGAVIGAAAGWLLRIVFTLILGREAFGLGDIYILAAIGAAAGWDIAVIGLLLSTGIAMLGLVVGLATKSAAVIPFGPWLSLGCITALWLDGPLHRIFAEYADNLHYAWRHRPDIVSIAGGLLLVGGVGAMTLARVVRAALERAASGPPPDDPHAPPPPGAAPPPSPQDEPTVSA
- the ispG gene encoding 4-hydroxy-3-methylbut-2-en-1-yl diphosphate synthase (flavodoxin), producing MNTRRKTRQVNVGGVPLGGDAPVALQSMTSGYTYEIDKCIAEVQKLARAGADLVRVAVPDKRDTEALPEILAASPVPIVADVHFHFERALEAIEAGVHKIRLNPGNLQDRSKVLRVIAACKERGVPIRVGVNEGGIVERRDKEQRAHEKATLAQSYRSNLIRIMLEKLEEYLRIFDEADFRDVVISAKSIDPTIVIDAYTAISERYDYPLHLGVTHAGPPETGRIRSVAALGTLLANGIGDTIRISYAADPVHEVDDGKELLCCLGLRSRTEPELIACPSCGRIEVDLFKLVTDVRRKLSEEMLPPIKLAVMGCVVNGPGECEGADVAIFAGRGKGIIYVQGEQKQTVPEPQMLEALLHECRELARRVERGEAVLSNAHVDVKPPDPLPRKGVSLTIVS
- the aroL gene encoding Shikimate kinase 2 — protein: MTPPAGPPVRVERVCLIGYRGSGKSSVGRLLAARLGWEWIDTDERIAMTTGRSIREIFATEGEPAFRALEKAAVIDALSQQHAVISVGGGAVLDADSRRRMHDAALCVWLTAPVEILHERLAADPRGRMERPRLTELSELEEIRALLTRRAPYYREAAQLALDTGQMTIEQAADQISQRLAAARAEPDACPP
- a CDS encoding Calcineurin-like phosphoesterase, translated to MLVCFASDLHGRPTLYEQLEKIITDARPALVILGGDNHIDGDLDDPVGTQVGFIRSDLMPRIRRWLAAYPTMRVATILGNHDWRCAEIETQRSHDAGDIVLLDPRRPWSWNGTTFVGYSNTPPTPYWVKDFERLDLPTDAAPETGGAIWDAAAQRAVQAPPESYFTSRPSIAEDLDAIQPPAGRWILVCHAPPFDSKLDRLPHLDFPIGSQAVRRFISRTRPAIALHGHIHESPQVTGDFRDHVGGVLCVNPGQGRDELHAVLFDSDDPERTLRHSVFG
- the racE gene encoding Glutamate racemase 1; the protein is MSTQPIGVFDSGLGGLSVVRQLRRELPNENIVYFGDTARVPYGSKSKRTVVTFAVECARFVLQHDPKLIVAACNTASALAMEELHAALPVPVVGVVEPGAAAAARLADGGSVAVLGTEATIASRAYPTAIHALNPQAAVDAAACPLLVPLVEEGRDSADPIVQLAVRTYLEPLRGPKLRAVVLGCTHYPLLREAIAEFLGAGVAIVDSGRETALVVHERLAADGLLSPSREQGSIRCYVSDNPARFRRVSSRFLDEDVNEVELVEPERYISALQP